One genomic segment of Podarcis muralis chromosome 18, rPodMur119.hap1.1, whole genome shotgun sequence includes these proteins:
- the LOC114588599 gene encoding serine protease 57-like gives MAKASRAFLLARTPRFFLILLQTGLWFFAPSASGGWVIGGKEVVPHSQPFMASIQVNGAHVCGGFLVRRNWVMTAAHCLMPRRSPSVRIVLGAHSLAAPEASQQIFGVQESIAHPLYNSGTVTNDIRLLKLNGSAVFNHAVQRVRIPRANTDPRPGVMCHVTGWGDTSNYGTIPSILMEANTTIVDRKACNVSWAGQIRRCMICAANTDPSLRGFCSGDSGGPLLCGSRVHGIVSFNGRRCGDRRFPDVYTRISKYIAWIRYVLQTF, from the exons ATGGCAAAAGCCTCTCGCGCGTTCCTCCTCGCGAGAACGCCAAGGTTCTTCCTCATCCTTCTCCAAACAG GTCTCTGGTTCTTCGCCCCAAGCGCTTCGGGGGGCTGGGTTATCGGGGGCAAGGAAGTTGTGCCCCACTCCCAGCCCTTCATGGCCTCCATCCAGGTGAACGGGGCGCACGTCTGCGGTGGGTTCTTGGTGCGCCGAAACTGGGTCATGACGGCAGCTCACTGCCTGATGCCCAG GCGATCGCCATCCGTCCGCATCGTGCTGGGCGCCCACTCCCTCGCGGCCCCCGAGGCCTCGCAGCAGATTTTCGGGGTGCAAGAATCCATCGCTCACCCGCTATACAACTCTGGGACCGTGACGAACGACATCCGCTTGCTCAAA CTGAACGGCTCTGCCGTCTTCAATCACGCCGTTCAACGTGTCAGGATCCCGCGAGCCAACACCGACCCCCGCCCGGGAGTCATGTGTCACGTGACGGGCTGGGGGGACACCTCCAATTATGGGACGATCCCCTCCATACTGATGGAGGCCAACACAACCATTGTCGACCGGAAAGCATGCAACGTATCGTGGGCTGGCCAAATCCGCCGCTGCATGATCTGCGCCGCGAACACCGACCCCAGTCTCCGCGGATTCTGCTCG GGCGACTCAGGCGGACCCCTGCTTTGCGGCTCCAGAGTCCACGGGATCGTCTCTTTCAACGGACGCCGTTGCGGAGACCGCCGGTTCCCGGACGTCTACACTCGCATCTCCAAATACATCGCCTGGATCCGTTACGTACTACAGACGTTTTGA